A section of the Phycodurus eques isolate BA_2022a chromosome 4, UOR_Pequ_1.1, whole genome shotgun sequence genome encodes:
- the LOC133401545 gene encoding chondroitin sulfate proteoglycan 5-like isoform X4, which yields MLPSEEDSSSSSSSISSSSFSSSHARSCAVDCACTPSMETSSCTGSCRRRGTRMARALPPLLLLLHFISVHGVVIATNTTELTAVLNGTAPLSDQDGPTDVSHAVTMGTGPGGSVNTVTPRAGRVPRDGGVGEEQELSSGMFGEAPVPEVGGTLSPSEIGPDSVEAELLLPGNRLPGDVTGEEPVPRSDPPWIHAKDTAVFDLDRPSAAAPPPPATAQLDVLHVDFFDPASRGRNMDLGPRPTSSLAHELQGGDPTSWAMPDSYDYLTPYEDGVSPTSDKYPDSTTDDVGSPARPRPAGPASFLPNGPRRAPPATSPVDGSDGMGGCRPGYQMINATCRSPCDFDPNFCYNGGQCYLLEDSGTFCRCNVQDYIWHKGARCEAVVTEFQVMCLAVGVSAVVVLLLFMMVVCFAKKLHVLKTENKKLRRRRMIPIPITSWRSR from the exons ATGCTGCCGAGTGAAGAagactcctcttcctcctcttcttctatttcttcttcttctttttcttcttcacacgCACGTTCCTGTGCTGTGGATTGCGCGTGCACGCCGAGCATGGAGACGAGCTCGTGCACAGGAAGCTGCCGCCGCCGAGGCACGCGGATGGCACGCGCGCtcccgccgctgctgctgctgttgcacTTCATCTCTGTGCACG gAGTCGTCATAGCGACCAACACCACTGAGCTGACTGCCGTCCTGAACGGGACCGCCCCACTTAGTGATCAGGACGGTCCTACTGATGTTAGCCATGCGGTCACCATGGGAACCGGCCCCGGCGGTTCCGTCAACACTGTGACGCCCAGGGCGGGCCGCGTGCCTCGGGACGGCGGCGTGGGCGAGGAGCAGGAGCTGAGCAGCGGCATGTTTGGCGAAGCGCCGGTGCCCGAAGTGGGCGGCACGCTCTCGCCATCTGAGATCGGCCCCGATTCGGTGGAGGCGGAGCTGCTGTTGCCTGGCAACCGTCTGCCAGGCGATGTCACGGGCGAGGAGCCTGTGCCGCGTAGCGACCCGCCGTGGATCCACGCCAAGGACACGGCCGTGTTCGACCTGGACCGGCCGTCCGCCgccgccccgccgccgcccgccaCCGCCCAACTCGACGTCCTCCACGTGGACTTTTTCGATCCCGCCTCCCGTGGACGTAACATGGACTTGGGTCCGCGTCCCACCTCGTCGTTGGCCCACGAGCTCCAGGGCGGCGACCCGACATCCTGGGCCATGCCGGACAGCTACGACTACTTGACCCCGTATGAGGACGGGGTGTCTCCCACCAGCGACAAGTACCCCGACAGCACCACAGACGACGTTGGCTCTCCAGCTCGCCCCAGACCGGCGGGTCCCGCCTCCTTTCTGCCGAACGGGCCCCGGCGCGCCCCCCCGGCCACCTCCCCGGTGGACGGCTCTGACGGAATGGGCGGCTGTCGCCCCGGCTATCAGATGATCAACGCTACTTGTCGCTCCCCTTGCGACTTTGACCCCAACTTCTGCTACAATGGAGGACAGTGTTACCTGCTGGAAGACTCCGGGACATTCTGCAg GTGCAACGTTCAAGACTACATCTGGCACAAAGGTGCCCGCTGTGAGGCGGTGGTGACGGAGTTCCAGGTCATGTGTCTGGCGGTGGGCGTGTCGGCCGTGGTGGTCCTGCTGCTCTTCATGATGGTGGTCTGCTTCGCCAAGAAGCTCCACGTACTCAAGACAGAGAATAAGAAGCTGCGCAGACGCAG